The Marivirga salinae DNA window CAAGTCGGCAATACCACCTAAAACTCTCTCCATTTTTTCCTTCTCTCTTTGAATCATCAAACGCTCTCTTTTTGCAAGATTAAGGTATGATTCTTCTTTTTGCATCTTATCGATGTTAGCCAATTTTTTCAATGACTTTCTGATAGTTGCAAAGTTGGTCATCATACCACCTTGCCATCTATCCACTACATAAGGCATGTTTAATCTTTTTGCCTCTTCCATCACGATATCCTGTGCTTGTTTTTTTGTAGCAACAAATAAAACTTTTTTACCAGAACGAACATGTTGCTTAATTGCGTGACATGCTTCATCTAAAGCAGCTAAAGTTTTATTTAAATCAATGATGTGGATGCCATTACGCTCCATGAAAATGTAAGGAGCCATTTTTGGATCCCACTTTCTTGTTAAGTGTCCGAAATGGACACCAGCTTCAAGTAAGTCGTTGTACTCAAGCTTAGCCATAAGTGTTTATATTTATATTGTTTGTAAAAATTAACGTTTCGAGAACTGGAATGCT harbors:
- the rpsB gene encoding 30S ribosomal protein S2, with translation MAKLEYNDLLEAGVHFGHLTRKWDPKMAPYIFMERNGIHIIDLNKTLAALDEACHAIKQHVRSGKKVLFVATKKQAQDIVMEEAKRLNMPYVVDRWQGGMMTNFATIRKSLKKLANIDKMQKEESYLNLAKRERLMIQREKEKMERVLGGIADLNRIPSALFVIDIKREHIAIKEAQKLNIPVFAMVDTNSDPTQVDYPIPANDDAWKSISLILKSFGKAIEEGLMERKAEKDDAKMKQAEEEKKAVDAKEESKKEEPKKEEASEKSAE